The region tcgattatttgaatacaagttctcttacttggttggtcaaataattgtcgttcctctacaaacttccaaaccccgattaaatcaaaacactttcataacaatgaaataaaaaaagggagatgactttgagtcttcaacttctctcctcaattgtttgaatacgagttctcttactcggtcagtcgaacaattgtcattttccACCAACTTATACCATAAGTCAAATCATTCTCAATcaaaactatacgaaaagggagatggtcttgagttttcaattcctcttctcaaatgcttggatatgagtaGTCTTACTCAGCCACTCAAGTACTTGTCatttattctaaaatacatcaatCATACATAAACCCATTTTCATAATCgctcagatgaaaaagaaagtggtctagagttttctattcccttttccgaatattaggatacgagttgtcttactcgactatccgagtattcgtcattcgttcaaaaacaccttaactattattaaatccttttacaattaagtatgaaaagggagatggtctagagctttctattcctctcctcgactattaggatatgagttgtcttactcgactatccgagtaattGTCATCCAATAAAATATCTTAACACACCAAACCTATCTTTTCCTCGCCCTCATGCGATTGAAATCGATCAAACcaaacatccaacatattaacccaacttgtcacccccgtgtgaccaaaactcttttcagaaagaacattgtttaatcttttctaatgcgcacaacaaactagtgcttaagcctccgtcgagagtagacaagccaacatttagcctttagaacgcgatctaaacaaTTGTTCACTAAAAGgcaccaaccaaccgtagttccccgaactacgaatgctctgatttccttatgaccataaggatacgtaggcaggagattgttgtatcttcgcgagcatactaataaaaaacctcccttttctTTTTCTGAGGTTCCCAACAATTTCTAtttttataacccaaagataacaaacaaacataaattaacactcgaaacacaaattagaactaaaaggttcccgttgagtacaacggacataaggggtgctaataccttccccttacgtaatccactcccgaacccgaatatggttgcgatgatcattattctatttcctaaaggttttatcgatattttcctatcccttcattgggataaataaagttcggtggcaactctgttcgaacataaaattttccgcgaccatcgcgaggaatcgtatttttcgagatgcgacagatggcgactctgctggggataagctccaagcaaaagagagtgaagactaatttagttcagtttctgtattgtgtgttaatcttgtttgtttgattgttatttttgttctgttattattattctgtcataattattgtattatgatttattgactatgtcttatttggggCTTTCTGTTAATGGtgctttgtgagataggctctctacccgagtctgagaaaaaccataagtttaagttggtggttgcgtagtggacgcccacaaggagtcttccttgttgggaagatacgaagaccccgcctagaggagattttcttgagatattattgtccgacgagtcttcgtcacgagGATAGTATCCCTTggaccttttaacccactatattcggcggttatgtagtattaagctacgaagtttcagacttgttgggttaatacgaaagccccaatcagatgagatcccttggacgtattattaccttacagtaatatttccaacctcgatctatgactctgagaaccttgttagaaccctggactcgagagtcgtgtagtagaatcctcatggagttttccttgtttggataatacaaagacctcacctagacgagatcttcttaaggatattattgtccgacgagtcttcgtcacggcagTGATGTTCTCAAGAGATATCtgtgactctaggaacctaccaactgtagagcctacccATGGGGTTCCATTAATCAGAGATACCTGTCATTTACCCGTTATTCTGATCCATCTGAGAACACCTTGAGCTTGTGATCCTAAACATGTCACTACATTCATACACATATCATTACATTTTCATTCATCATCATAAATTTCATATCATTTTCCAccaaaaaaaaaaccaaaaaactcatccatccttcgTCCATAACCTGCAGTTGATTTCCTGACACTTATATCAGACTTAAAGTAGTTCTTGAAAAACCATGGATCCATTGGAGCAAAATCACATTGCGTTAAGAGGAGATGTTGACTCGATGAAAAACCAGATAGACCAACTTGTGGAGGCTATGATAGCTTTAGAAAAGAGGGAGGACAGCATTCAGCAGACTGCAGTCGTAGAGAATGTTATTCCAGCTCCAGTAAATGGTCCTACCCAACCTCAGCTTGGGCGAACCCCACTTAACAACTCTATTGTACAAGAACGTCACGTTGTTCAAGATCCCTCACGTGATGATGCTGTTGAGTATTACAGTTTTGTATTCTCCGTGCCAAATTCCCATGGAACAAGCCTAGTGGTTAATGCTGAATaaccacaagatgatgagattgctaaaagatgttgcgtgctagagaaaagactcaaggCCATAGAAGGACAAGATACTCTTGAATTGAATGCTTtagacatgtgtttggtacctggcCTGGTTATGCCCGCAAAATTCAAAGCACCAGAATTTGAGAAGTATAGAGGGGATGGctgtccaaagcaccatttggtgatgttttgtcGAAAAATGACCTCTCATGCCCACAATGATAAGTTGATGATTCACTGTTTCCAAGACAATTTGATTGGGGCATCATTAAGTTGGTACGTGAAATTAGAAAGGAATCATGTTCAATCATGGTTGGACCTAGCTAACGCATTcttgaagcaatacaaatataatatggacatAGCTCCCGACCGCATGCAGCTAAGAGCCTTATCTCAGGAAGACAAAGAATCCTTcagagggtatgcccaaagatggagagagttagcaGCTTGCGTTGAGCCACCACTCTTAGACAAAgaattgatggaattattcagggACACCCTGCAAAGTCCATACTTCGAAAGGATGATTAGCAGCGCAACATCAGACTTCGCTCACTTAGTGATAATTGGAGAACGCGTCGATAGTGCCCTAAAAAGTGGAAGAATCTAAGGTGCCTCGAGCAACCAAGCTAGCGAGACAGAATCCCTCAGTGATTCCCAAAAGGAAGAGGATAATTAAATAAATGAAGTCATGGCAGATGTTAGGTATTCTCACGATGCACCAGCCAGACCTTATGGTTCTTCACCTTCTCAGCAATCACCATTTTCAACACTACGTTGTCCTTATAGGCAACCGACAAGGCCTAGAGCACCATTCAAGCAACCATGGACTGTTCCTTATACAAATCAAAGACCTCGTGGTCAAGGATATCAGAATCAGCATCTGAACCAGCATAGGCCTCGAAACAAtctggaaagaaggaatgctcctctcgatccaattcctatgtcatacagTCAACTTCTGCCATATCTGATTCAAAGCTCGCTGGTGGAGCCCAAGTCTCTCAGGCCATTATCAGAACCATACCCACCTGGATATGATCCtgatgtgcaatgtggatatcatggCAGAACAAtagggcattcaactgaagactgcaatGCTTTCAAGGCTACAGTGCAACAATTGATCGACAAAAGGTACATATCCTTTGCAGAAGGAAGTCTGTTGGTGCACGTTAATCTCTCGTCAGAATGAGTTCAAAGATTTCATAGAGTATCTTCTAATGCCAGTAGTTCAGACAGgaagacatcctcaacactggcaatcgttggactgatttgtttctatttttgcatttgtagtttctttgttgttaaaagctgcttgtgtttaaacattgttgtttttaatggtaatattgatgaagtaatgatgcatgttttgaattaattatctcgcattcgctcatttttcttctcttatatcaaaaacaaaaatacatcagtgtttctcccattcacttttgtttatcataacctttgttttagcaaagatttgagggaggatgacgaaaacaagttacccataattgctgactatatgctttcggataaaattctgctgatgatgtacaagcattgtttcaaatccccaaacactggagagataaggagttaatccctagtcaaccacttcgagcctagaagtaggagtttctttcggatttaaaaaaccttacattaaacctgaggcagggtagtgttcagttaatctaaCTACACATTCAGATTACAAGACGAAATATCCTGtctgaggatcaaccacatgatattcttcgcacacatcctgaagtgtcgaaggaaccttgcaaaatccaaaagttatgATGGTTGTTCTCCGAATGACCATTGACTTGGCAGtcataaattttcaaaaaaaagaatcaaagaaaagctcgctaagtcgagaccccaaaaggagacttaggcgaaaaccggggcaatcccgatggactaaagcttcaaaaagcggtccatgcaaaagttagggatcaaaataaaaatcaaaggaggtcacgaaaaccctcaacaaaataaaaacaagatttagtgaccaccatatcaagaatcaaagggtcaccaataTCCATGAAGATCAAAATAAAGTGTCTGTCATTTCAAGAGATCCGTACACCTTCAAAATTCTCTTAAAGGCGaatgtgtatgttgaattaactgaacgtaggactGGAGTTTATCAAGAATAAGGGTGGGTACATAAACAATTTTGAGCCTCATAtcctttgtttcaataaccatgaaccaagccacgttacaaccctcaaaagacctaattgaggttGGGTTATTTCCGAAAGCATATTACAACAAAGTTGCataaactgactcctaaagattttCTAATCTTCAACATTGATGTCATTACTCTCACTGTGTCTTTCACACCTTAAATTGCTAAATCAACATTacatttggactcatggtccactcgtcacacattatcacatcattcaaataaattcttttcaaaacttgcatgagtatcgcattaaaattaccatttctaaacaaacaattttaactgcaagaCAGTACTTGACGTCAGGGAAATTCCAACAATAAGGAACAATCAGAGGAACTTGGACATTCGTTGGTGTTGACCCGAATCAAGACTACCTCACTACCTATGAATCCGAGACATGCCACCTAAACATCAGTTGGTCATAGGAAGATTACTCCAAGAATTGGTCAGCTTGAAACAGTCCCCTAACATATGTTAATAAATGTGCAAATCATTCCAAGAATCAGTTGATCCAGAGCAAATCATCTCAGGACTCTATTAACTAGGGGCAGATCACCTAGAGGTTCTGTTGGCCAGGGGCAGACCCCTTCAATGTTCAGTTAgggtgagttaagtcgcttcaacgctcataccggggcaagctacctcaagagcacagaaaagtcaaccactccaagagtcggttaaccaaggataaatcctttcatggatcaaaattttggggcaatccatctccaaattatggtacaattgttttcaaaatcctttcgAGGTAAACATTTTGCATAGACCCATCACATTAGGGCAAGATGAGCCATACAGGAGCAAGTCATCTCCCTGACTTCAAGCTGTTCAAGGGAAAGCTTTTTCACACGTCATCAACTGCATAGTTCAAGATGAGTGTCGGGGAATCACGCTATCACCCCATAAAATAACCTTTTGACAGACAAAAACCTTTCTGCAAAAAAAACCTTCTCTTCCAATACCCGCGCAGGGGCATTTTGGAAACCTTCcaatcattacataaatcatcatcatgcattagtcatgtcgctttgctctagcataaagccatgcatatcatatcatttatTAGGCATAACACATAACATGAACCTGACATAAAAAAGCCTTGAAACCCAAAATTTGACGccaaagtccaattctcgtttgacaaattatttcaaagcccagttcccgtctggcaatttattacaaagtccagttctcgcctggaaatttatttcaaagtccagttcccgtctggaaattcatttcaaagcccagttcccgtctgacaatttatttcaaagtccagttcctGTCTGGAAACCTTTTTCAAAAGCCCAGTTCTCGTATGGCAAttcatttcaaagcccagttcccgtctggcaacttatttcaaaagcccagttcccgtctgggAAACCTTCCTCACAACCCAGTTCCCGTCTGGtaatttatttcaaagcccagttcccatctggcaatttatttcaaagcccagttcccatctggcaatttatttcaaagtctagttctcgtctggcaaactatatcaaaaatcagttcttgtacgacaaatcattttccaaataccagttctcgtctggtaaattatctcttaataccagttctcgtctggtaaacTATCTCTTAATACaagttctcgtctggtaaattatctcttaataccagttctcgtctggtaggtcacttatttcgataccagttctcgtctggtagtcaattattttcaccagttctcaTCTGGTAGCCTATTTTAAAAAAAGGTCAGTTCCCgtctgacaaacaaaaacaaattcagtcccgtctgacatttcaattattttcactAGTTCGCGTCTGGTAACATACCCTTCGAGTGCTGTCCTTATCTGGCAGTTCAATCTCCTTCACCAGTTCCCACTTAAAGTCCAACCTCATTGGCAATCAATAATTAaaccctacaaaaacatccaattacctagttgcattcccacatgcatcacacgaatcatccatacatggttttcctaccaaaTAGAAAATTCAAAAAACACAGTCGTACCAGTCATCATCATACTTATGCATAACcttattaaaaataaaaaaaaatcatttgcATTCTCATACAcagccaaatatccccagcaattgcatacgtacatgcatctcatgcatcatcccatgcataGAATTTCCACCTAAATTGGGACATCATACAAAAACCAAAAGTAAAATGTCAGTATCCAAGGTTATTCATGAATATCTTAGACATTCCtcatttccaaataaagttattaccctgcatgtgCTCGTGGAATCATTTTCCAGTAAGCCATTTTCtttcaactttatgattaataatgacAATCCCAACATTTTCTTTgctatcattgctccccaagcagaggttaccctgAAAAGTCTCTTAGGAGctttttcccctgcagagcatttccagtatgtctccctcaaaaggagtcttttcttaaaATTCCCCCAACAGACAAATATTCGAGATATTGCTTCgtttatctgaagaatctcatttatctgtttgagatactacttcgtttatctgaagaatctcatttgttttttagagatactgctctaagtatgctcagagagtcttagattcaattaaggtatcattcccttgttcggaatatcttaattctgtcatataagatgctgcttcgactcgatacagagaatctcatttttactgtttgagatactgcttcatcaatatgaagagtctcatttcagattttttagagatattgctctaagtatcctcggagagtcttatattcaattaaggtatcattcccttgttcggaatatcttaattatgtcatataagatgctgcttcgactcgatacagagaatctcatttttactgtttgagatactgcttcatcaatatgaagagtctcatttcagattttttagagatactgctctaagtatcctcggagagtcttagattcaatttaggtatcattcccttgttcggaatatcttaattttatcatataagatgccgcttcgactcgatacagagaatctcatttttactgtttgagattgatcaaaaaaatagcaagtgtactatttttaccgatgtagtaataaggagttttatctccaagtatcgatctcaaggattgcgtaggaaatacttattttactttgattctatcagaacaaaaagataatggtttggttgttttggaattctAACAATAAACACAACAGACAGTGAAATATAATTGGTTaatataaaatatgctaggggaagtggttgatttaaccagttatgaattcagtcaagatttccttaatacatatgaaacattcaattacctaacctcagaatgttctcccttaagtccttaaggaagaaactattaaactaccaattcttactcaaatgtccattcaattaatcattggttttaatcataaataatatcaaggtttgcggtggtttacaaaagttactagtcctagatgatgcaatcataaacctaattgtgtgaaaaccctaacaatcacaatcctattattgatagtcatagatcaatttgtatttgtccaatacaaaagcataataacatcacacaattgaattgaaataagtaacatagcaataaggaaatcatttgttcaaattcataacatacgatcaaatcaggaccacccccctaacataggggttttagcctctcatagtagtaaacgaaatcatagtatgaaaattagacattacaaagaactaggagatttggatcttcaatggtcggaacccttgaatctcgccgtcttcgaatcctccgtagtagctatcttctcaATGCCGTGTTTTCTTTCGTACGTCAAAAAATGTTTTCTCCTTCCTCTTCCAAGCCTTCtaatagcttcagatgaatctcctctaagcaaaaggtccaaactacccttaatgagcagaataggttcacaaagcaaaagttTAGGTTTCCAAGCCGCgcccaacaacacgggccgtgtgtgtacacacgggtgcccgtgtgtgctctcCAAAATGATTATTTTCAGATTAAGTTATAGgggcatcaacacgggccgtgttcctacacacgggtgcccgtgttaactcTCTGTTTTTCTGCCTGtccaacaacacgggcagtgttgtggcacacgggtgcccgtgttgaactgctgtattttcatttttttgcctttctgagtatcccCAACTCCACTATTAGTGCTTTTAACCCTGTGCAACgacctgtaacaataacactaccaaaacGAAGCGTAAAAGAGACCTTTTTGACATAAACATGTAATAGAATGAAAGGCGATACCAAACTaataaaacatgataaatgactctgaaACAACTAGAAACAAACACAgatcttaccaaagtgatgaaaatatgtcggattaatggtgggaattcaatggaaatggtgattgatcacaaccccaaacttgtctcattgcttgtcctcaagtgatgtattgagtccaaacaaaggtcacccacAAATTCATTTCCCACAATGCAACCTTGTCCTTCACaatttgtgttcttcctttccaatcaaGTTTCCGGTATCTCCGACTCAGGCAGTTTgccacatttccacatcagaaacctcgtcacctgcaagcttttcacacactcacaacatctctcagggttaggtgtgtacactcacagtatgcaataccaaactcttaaatttgagtacattctaatgtcacgacaacagcagattccacacacttttcgaggtcttttgggttgtaacggggcttgggtacggtgggataaacaaaaaaaaaggataacaaagggttttgaactcggcagtcatgttgtgtgatttttctttctctttttctcgtgcatcacgtatactctgggggttaatttcactcttttgactctttttctactcaaatttttcgagcattttataggtgttagagtcttaagtctcggcaagtgcattttttctcttttgtttttcttttttttttcttctttttcttttctcttttaaggaacatacatactatttttctttttgtatgatctcttttTATGCATTTGCCctctctttcaagatttccaccccaaacttagttttattgcacatcttgcagttcacacaatcataccgagtaatggaaaaaaaatgaatgattaaaagttaacagggggttGATGATGAATCAATGCTTAATcgttaacagggggtttatgatgaataaaatggctaaggctcaacggggttcacgaagggaaacatacagatagggatggttagaaaggccctggctaaacaaacaacttgcctcaatgtgtgttgtcatgctgtgacgtgtcaacaggacatacgcaaaatcagagtgataaagtcatacctggctgaactctcatgctgatatttagtgtttggctttttgtaatctcaccatgttggttagctttGCAAGTTCTGAAGCCTCCTCGTGTCATGTGGTTTCTTTTCTGATTCGATTCtaccataccgctctcttggtccagtgtcaccaaattgtgtccaactttactttctcatggttgcatcaacttccggggtgccttatcagaataagtatgaggggtgtctttcatccactaccattgatcccggattcgtccaaccatttctcatcaccctgtacacacaagtaaacaacgaaaacaaacaaaaacaatacgacgacaacaaaaacaaaagcgatggaaataaaacatgaaaggaaaaacccccacacacctgaactaaacattgacctcaatgtttaaatccagatacaaaggggactcacagcgactactgttggtttactgcacttgtgtagtttccttccatttggaggcgtttgtgactttgcccttttaattctcctcctcccctacacaaaattttagcacacaccaagaaaaataaaaacgaaataaattagaaatcaaacgcgtgggtttCCTCCCATGAAGCGCTTCATTTAACGTtgcatggctcgacggttcatttcccttatcatggggggtatttcaggttcaaaaccttgttgcacctcttgtctacaacacggacgttgtctcttttatcagtgtggactcctttgtgccacgattcctttttaactatcctttcagtgttaggaatctttctatttcgggtggctactggccgtggtgagcctttgatagtattcaatgtcctgattaagcctacttgatactgagattttttatcttcctccatctcctggttttcaatagcattcaatgttatttccttgttgtgaactttcaagattaacgtgcactcatccatgtcgagcttgcatcgactcgtcttcatgaaaggtcgacccagaatgatgggggcctcattgtcttcaggtatgtctaggattacaaaatcgactgggaaagtcaagtccgctattgttaccagcacatcttcagctataccatatgcatcttttcttgagtggtccgcaaacttcagattggtctttatatcactgatatttttaatacccagcctgtgatagaccgataatggcatcagattcacactagctcccgaatctattagtacctttttgaaggttctttctttgattgtgcatgatactgtgacggttcctggatccttctgtttgttaggaatgttttgctccagggagtttgcattatattgttccttaccggatacctgttcttcagtggttggtttcttttcagccattacctcttccacgaatttcttgtacataggcatcctttcaagtgcttcaaacaag is a window of Lathyrus oleraceus cultivar Zhongwan6 chromosome 6, CAAS_Psat_ZW6_1.0, whole genome shotgun sequence DNA encoding:
- the LOC127095074 gene encoding uncharacterized protein LOC127095074, whose translation is MCLVPGLVMPAKFKAPEFEKYRGDGCPKHHLVMFCRKMTSHAHNDKLMIHCFQDNLIGASLSWYVKLERNHVQSWLDLANAFLKQYKYNMDIAPDRMQLRALSQEDKESFRGYAQRWRELAACVEPPLLDKELMELFRDTLQSPYFERMISSATSDFAHLVIIGERVDSALKSGRI